AAATGCCCAAACTGTCAAGGTTAATCCAGACAAGCCGCAAGAATTTGTTAGATATAAAGCATTGGAGGAGAGGAAGATGTTATTGGTTCCTACACCCAGGTTGAGAAACGGTCTTTTTAATCGTATAATTCCACCATCTGGTGCGAACACTGCTTTGCTGAAGAGGTGTGCGGCGAGAGAGGGTATTACAAATTATAGCACACCCGTTGGACTGGATCATAAGGTGCACATTGATCTAATCGTGATAGGGTCAGTAGCAGTGTCACCAAAAGGTGAGACACTCTTGACGTAAAGGCCATCACAGTTAAGAATGTTCAATCTTAACATGCATAAGCTTCTTTCCCCATTTCAAAAATGTATGTCTTTCCTATAATTTTATAGCCCCTTCATAAATTTTGATCctgtttaatttgtaattttcctTATCCCTTGTTCATTCTTTTTGTGATAACCAATATTGGTCGAGCTTAAACAGCTGTTTATCATCCAAGGGTTTTGCTGGAATTTATTTTAGCTGCATGACGAAGTGCATTTATTAACATTGCCTTGTGATTGCCATACGGTTTAAAGTTGACCCCACTTATGACACTTATTATGTGTGTGCAACCCTTAACCTAGGTTATCGTATCGGCAAGGGAGAAGGCTATGCTGATATGGAATATGTAATGATGGTTTCCATGGGAGCTGTCAGTCAAGACACTGTTGTCATCACAACTGTCCATGATTGTCAAGTTGTGGATATTCCAGATGAATTGATAGATGAACATGATTTGATGGTAAGGTAACTAGTCAACCTCTAAGTTTAtaatttattatccaactgtattagttattgttcaaaaaacacatgaaactagtacaaatattccacagAATTGTACAGTTAGTAAtttgtacacttggttattgtacagtagaaaaccggtttgactagtttagttgTTGATGTTGCCAtgcacaccaaaacatctaatgaGATTATGTGTGTTgaaaacccattgactcctcaggGTGATagattttaatctgcctaatgtcagacgattttactcgtcattgGGTGCTTCTGGAGTTAATAGGTTAACAACCTCTACCTCTTCTAAAAAATTATGTCCTCTTCACATGTAAGTGCAAAGCAGTTATTTTACTTAAGTAGTTATGTACCAGTCAGTTCAAAGCTCCAACCTCCCTTCcatgtccagaaatacagtTAATTACCGGTAGGTGAACAACGATATTATTTTGACGAGGGCAAAAAAAAATCCCAAGAGTTCTACTCTCCTCAACATCACTGGTGTCCACCCTTTGCCTCGTAAGAGTGGCTCATAGATTTTAATTTAcattgtctaatgccagatgatttatTTGCATCCACAGGGAACCCCTCATGGCTGAGTGGGTAAAAAACATATATATCCACAtaaaaattatgtttccttGACGGTGCTCAtcaccaaaaaatcaattattaattttttctttggatttcaaaactatgttaactaaacactaagcaacgaaagttttaagccttgatttcaatttaatttaactggaattttgctatttaatggtccactgttactaactttaagatcttgagagagctggtttGAGGAGAAAATTACAACAAAggttcactagtttaagaatgcaatgcctgtgtacgccgcagaattgatgtgcagcatgggagttttgggcttgCAAACTTTTAAACTGATCCAGTTGCACGCCTCTTTGCCCACAGGATCTTCTTTCCAAGGGAGGCCAGCCTTTGTGGCTCCTTCCTTTGTTTATCTTTGCTCCACCTAACCCCTCCCATGCCTCATTTGGTAGAAGTGTTATATTAGCTTCTGTACCTCCAGCTGTGTCTACCAATTCTCCATCGTCAATATCGGTGCCAATTCTTCACTAGCCATTTGTAATTGGACCTGGCTTTTCGCCCATTTCAGCCAAGTTACCGTAGTTCTCCAAATTGGCTTTGGGAAATGTGTTGATTTATGCAATCTAGTAAATCCTAACTTGCAAACACAGCCTAAACCACAATAATttaatgaggctaaatataatttaggcaaagttaaaaccaagccaatgcagcagtTTTTCCTGTGATATCTGGGGGactccagggaggtttgcaggggcattgccatgtgctttggcttgagtcaCCTCATTGCTTTCTCGCTAGCTtttcccccctccctccccctccctccctccctccctcccatgtTTTAGGTCAAGTATCCATTCCACACACTGGTCTCAGTGATGAGTTGACTGGTGCCCATCATGGACGACCTCTGGAGCTCTGGGGAGTCTCTGGGCCTTAATATTCCTGATCATTCTATGTTCTGGGCGGCATGCACCCTCTGGCACTTTGGTTTTCTTTGAGCTTCGGAGTAAGCAGTTCCCAACTCTTACAGCTGTTTCTGTGGACAGCATGTCTTCTCCATCCTGCATGCAGGTCAGGATTAAGGCCTCAAAAACGGACCCCTTTCAAAGGGGTGCAAATATACACATTGGCCTGGGTAACTGCCTTCTCTGCATGGTTGAGGGCCATGATGAGGCACTTGTCTATCAGGGGCAATATACCTAGCTTGTTGTTTCTGTTGCAAGACAGCCATCCACTCTAGCACTCTCTTTTCACCGACTGGCTTCAAGAGTTTATGTCAGCTGCAGTCATACCTTTCTCAAGTCACAGCTTTCACATTGGGAATGCTACAGTAGCTGCTCATAATGGCATTTCTGAGCACCTCATCCAAGCCTTTGGTCATTGGTTTAGGTAAAGTTACACCTTATGTGATGTCGGAAGTTCCTTTTGCCTTCTAGAGGGTATTCACCCAGGAAGCCAGTGTTGTGTTtattttaccccccccccccccctccctttccatcatcagtgctctgtttttaagggtatttaaagctacctgAAGTTACACAGAATGGAAAGAAGTCAAAGCAAGGATGTGAGGTCACTAGGGTTTGAACTCAGAAGGCCATGCACTAACCAACTGCACATTCCTTACTCCTTACTCCTTGCTCTAGCTGCGCCTATCGGCTGTACATTGAAACACCTTCAGACATGCTGGTTTCTTGCATCAGCCTCCAAGGGCTATCATGATTTCTCGCTCCCCTGTTTGCAGGTTCCTCCTTTCTCCAAGCACCTTGGAGAGGAAGTGAGTTTCTTTGGGCTGGTTCCAGCTCACAGGGTTGCCATGGAAACCTTATGTTGTGCCTGACCCACTAACCTTTGATGGCGccagttcccaagctcatcTATTGACAATGAGTTAATTAAATTCAAGTTCATCTCAAGTCGATGCACCCAGCGTGGTGGTCCCCAGGGGCTTGGCTTACCTTGCCACGAGGTTGCGTGTTAGCTTTAGTCACCTTCTTTTCATTTGCTTGCTTAGCTGATCTTTGCGGGTCACTGCTTTGGTCACCTCTCTTGCAAATTTATTGCCCAGCCTTTTTTACCCCTCT
The genomic region above belongs to Montipora capricornis isolate CH-2021 chromosome 5, ASM3666992v2, whole genome shotgun sequence and contains:
- the LOC138049307 gene encoding methenyltetrahydrofolate synthase domain-containing protein-like; its protein translation is MSNKEAASATCSPTTKAEIRQRIWNYIERNDLANFPRPVHHRIPNFKGANAAGEKVTFMDEFKNAQTVKVNPDKPQEFVRYKALEERKMLLVPTPRLRNGLFNRIIPPSGANTALLKRCAAREGITNYSTPVGLDHKVHIDLIVIGSVAVSPKGYRIGKGEGYADMEYVMMVSMGAVSQDTVVITTVHDCQVVDIPDELIDEHDLMVDYIATPTKVIKCEEDKRRPVGIQWSKITSQMLKEIPVLKNLREKDRRLGKDVHLNEC